From Streptomyces griseorubiginosus, one genomic window encodes:
- the pdhA gene encoding pyruvate dehydrogenase (acetyl-transferring) E1 component subunit alpha → MTVESTAARKPRRSAGTRKSPSTKPELVQLLTPEGKRVKNAEYDKYVADITPEELRGLYRDMVLTRRFDAEATSLQRQGELGLWASLLGQEAAQIGSGRALRDDDYVFPTYREHGVAWCRGVDPTNLLGMFRGVNNGGWDPNSNNFHLYTIVIGSQTLHATGYAMGVAKDGADSAVIAYFGDGASSQGDVAESFTFSAVYNAPVVFFCQNNQWAISEPTEKQTRVPLYQRAQGFGFPGVRVDGNDVLASLAVTKWALERARAGEGPTLVEAYTYRMGAHTTSDDPSKYRADEEREAWEAKDPILRLRRYLESSNHADEGFFAELEAESEALGRRVREAVRAMPDPDRFAIFEHAYADGHALVDEERAAFAAYQASFADGEGA, encoded by the coding sequence GTGACCGTGGAGAGCACTGCCGCGCGCAAGCCGCGACGCAGCGCCGGGACGAGGAAGTCCCCGAGCACCAAGCCCGAACTGGTTCAGCTGCTGACGCCCGAGGGCAAGCGCGTCAAGAACGCCGAGTACGACAAGTACGTCGCCGACATCACCCCCGAAGAGCTCCGCGGCCTCTACCGCGACATGGTGCTCACCCGTCGCTTCGACGCCGAGGCCACCTCCCTCCAGCGCCAGGGCGAGCTGGGCCTGTGGGCCTCGCTGCTCGGCCAGGAGGCCGCCCAGATCGGCTCCGGCCGGGCGCTGCGCGACGACGACTACGTCTTCCCGACCTACCGTGAGCACGGCGTGGCCTGGTGCCGCGGGGTCGACCCGACCAACCTGCTCGGCATGTTCCGCGGGGTGAACAACGGCGGCTGGGACCCGAACAGCAACAACTTCCACCTCTACACGATCGTCATCGGCTCCCAGACGCTGCACGCCACGGGCTACGCGATGGGCGTGGCCAAGGACGGCGCCGACTCGGCGGTCATCGCCTACTTCGGCGACGGTGCCTCCAGCCAGGGCGACGTGGCCGAATCGTTCACCTTCTCCGCCGTCTACAACGCCCCGGTCGTGTTCTTCTGCCAGAACAACCAGTGGGCGATCTCCGAGCCGACCGAGAAGCAGACCCGCGTCCCGCTCTACCAGCGGGCGCAGGGCTTCGGCTTCCCCGGCGTGCGCGTGGACGGCAACGACGTCCTCGCCTCCCTGGCCGTCACCAAGTGGGCGCTGGAACGAGCCCGTGCGGGTGAGGGACCGACGCTCGTCGAGGCGTACACCTACCGCATGGGCGCCCACACCACCTCCGACGACCCGAGCAAGTACCGGGCCGACGAGGAGCGCGAGGCGTGGGAGGCCAAGGACCCGATCCTGCGCCTGCGCCGGTACCTGGAGTCCTCAAACCACGCGGACGAGGGATTCTTCGCGGAACTGGAGGCCGAGTCCGAGGCGTTGGGCAGGCGAGTGCGTGAGGCGGTGCGGGCGATGCCTGATCCGGACCGTTTCGCGATCTTCGAGCACGCGTACGCGGACGGGCATGCGCTGGTGGACGAGGAGCGGGCCGCGTTCGCCGCCTATCAGGCGTCGTTCGCGGATGGGGAAGGGGCCTGA